AGCAGTTGGCCCGGGCCTGGCTGACCATGACCCGTCAGGCGGGCCTGGTGGGGCAGCGGGACGACCGGGACCGGCCGATCTCGGTGCTCTCCGCCGAGGCGGAACGGGCCGGCGCGCCGGCCGCCCGCCGGGCCGTGCTGGGGGTGCTGGCCGACCTGGAACCGGCGACCGCGCCCACCCCGGACGAGGTGCTGGAGCTGTTGGACTGGCGGACGCCCCGACGCGCCCGGGGCCGGGAGACCGCGCACCGGGAGGTGCTGGCCGAGGCGGCCCAGCTCGGCGTGACCGGGCTCGGCGCGCTCACCTCGTACGGGCGGCTGCTGCTGTCCGACGTGGCCGAGGCGGACGAGCGGGGCGCGGACGACCCGCTCGGGCTGCGCTCCGACGCCGAGTCGGGCGAGCCGTCCACCGCGGTACGCGCGCTGGACGCCCTGCTCCCCGCCCCGGTCGACCATTTCCTGGTGCAGGCCGACCTGACCGTGGTGGTGCCCGGCCCGCCCGACCCGGCGCTCGCCGCCGAGCTGGAGGTGGTGGCCGAGCACGAGTCGGCGGGCGGGGCGAGCGTGCACCGGGTCACCACGGCCAGCGTCCGGCGTGCCCTGGACGCCGGCTACTCGGCCGACGACCTGCACAAGCTGTTCCGCCGCCGGTCGCGTACCCCGGTGCCGCAGGGCCTGACGTACCTGGTGGACGACGTGGCGCGCAAGCACGGCGGGCTGCGGGTCGGCTCCGCCGGCGGTTACGTCCGCAGCGACGACGAGGCGCTGCTCACCGAGGTGCTGGCCGACCGGCGGCTGGAGTCGCTGGCGTTCCGCCGGCTGGCCCCGACGGTGCTCTCCACCCCGTACCAGGTGCAGCGGATGCTGGTCGCGCTGCGCGACGCCGGCTACGCCCCGGTGCCGGAGGACGCCAGCGGCGCGACGGTGCTGGCCCGGCCGAAGACCCGGCGGGCGCCGGCCCGGGTGCCCGTGTCGACCCGGACCCTCGACCCGCTGGCGGCGCCGAAGCTGCCGCTGCCCCGGCTGCGCGGCGTGGTGGAGCAGATCCGGCGCGGCGAGGCGGCGGCGCGGGCGGCCCGGCGGGCCCCGGCGGTGGTCCGCGGCGGCGCGGCGCACACCGGGCCGGCGCCGGCGCACGGGCACAGCGAGGCGCTGGCCGTGCTCCAGCAGGCGATCCGCGACAAGGCGCTGGTCTGGGTCGGGTACGTCGACGCGCACGGGGCGACCGCGTCCCGGCTGGTCCGGCCGGTGTCGATGGGAGCGGGCTACCTGCGCGCGGAGGACGAGCGGACGGAGATGCTGCACACCTTCGCGCTGCACCGGATCACCGCGGCGGTGCTGGAGGATTGAGCCGGCCGGTCAGCGCCCGTTGCGCCGGACCGTGCCGATGACCGAGACGGCCAGCAGCAGCGCGAACCCGGCGCCGGCCGACTCGCCGACCGAGTCGACGAAGCCCTGCCGCTGCACCAGCAGCCCGAACAGGAACCAGCCGACCAGGCCGACCGCGGCCGCCGCGTAGCCGACCAGGGCCGCCGTGGAGACCTGGTCGGCCGGTGCCCGATCGTCGTCGGGGATCGCGTCCTGGTCGACCGTCATCTCCCACCCCCGTCCCGGCCGGGCCTGACCTCCAGCGTGTCACCCGGCGGGCGGCGGTGACAGGGGCGAAAACCCCGATCCGGTTCAGGTGCCGGGGCGGCGGCCGATGACGACCACCCGGGTGCCGATGGAGCCCAGCTCCCAGAGCCGGACGGCGTCGGCGTGCAGCAGGTTGACGCAGCCGTGCGAGCCGATCGCGCCGTTGTGCAGGTACGTGGTGGTCTCGTGGAAGCCGATCCCGCCGTTGAACTGCTGCCAGTACGGCAGCCACACCTCGTACGGGTTGGACCATTCCCGCAGGTTCCGGCCGCCGACGTGGTAGGTGCCGGCCGGCGTGGCGTACCCGGCCATGCCGGTCCGGGTGACGGTGGGGCCGAGCACGACTGTGCCGCCGCGCATCGCCCAGACCGTCTGCCGGGTCAGGTCGATGCAGAAGGTGAGCCCCGAGCCGGCCCGGCAGCGGTGCACGTCGGTGGTGGCGAGCCGCTTCGCCACGTCGTATGTGGTGGCGCCGGCGCGGCCCGCGGCCGGGCTGATGCCGTACCGGCGCTGGAACTTCTTGATCGCGGCGCAGTCGGCGGCGGACTGCCGCCCGTCCACGGTCAGTTTCCCGAACCCACCCAACCGGGCCAGGTACGTCTCCACGGCCCGTTGGTGCTCGCCCTGCGGGCAGCCGGTGAAGCCGGAGCTGCCTGGCTTCGGTGTGGCGCTCGGCTTCGGCGTCGCCGTGCGGCTGGGCTTCGGCGTGGCCGTCCGGCTCGGCTGCGGAGCCGGACGACCGGTGGTCGGGTCAGGCGCGGGCGTCGCGCTCGCCCCCGATGCCCGTTCCGTCAGGCCGACGGGGGCCGGCGCGGCCGCGCCGGTTCCGTCGCCCTGCGGATCGAGCGCGCACGCACCGACGCCGACCAGCAGGACCGCTGCCAGGGCGACGACCCGAGCGACAATCCGGACATGCTTCATGGGCCCTCCCCTGGACAGCCGTCACCTTGCTAGACGTATGGGAGCGCCGGGTGCGTTGCGTCGGCTGTGCGACTTTTCGGTAACACTCCTGCGCGTGCAACACTGGATGGTCGGCCTTCGGCTGGTCAGCCGGCCGACGGGCGCGAAAATCCGGCAAGGGAGAGGACGCTGGCGTGAGCGGTGGACCACTGATCGTGCAGTCGGACAAGACTCTGCTGCTGGAGATCGACCACCAGGATGCGCAGGCCTGCCGGATGGCCATCGCGCCGTTCGCCGAGCTGGAGCGCTCCCCCGAGCACGTGCACACCTACCGGCTGACCCCGCTGGGGCTGTGGAACGCCCGGGCCGCCGGCCACGACGCCGAGGGCGTGGTGGACACGCTGATCAAGTACTCCCGCTACCCGGTCCCGCACGGGCTGCTGGTCGACGTGGCCGAGACGATGGACCGGTACGGCCGGCTCCAGCTCGCCAACGACCCGGCGCACGGTCTGGTGCTGCGCGCCCTGGACCGGGTGGTGCTGGTCGAGGTCGCCAAGAGCAAGAAGCTCGCCGGCATGCTCGGCGACCGGATCGACGACGACACGATCCAGGTGCACCCGTCGGAGCGGGGCCGGCTGAAGCAGGCGCTGCTCAAGCTCGGCTGGCCGGCGGAGGACCTGGCCGGGTACGTCGACGGCGAGGCGCACCCGATCGAGCTGGCCGAGGCCGGCAAGGGCGGGCGTAAGCCGTGGACGCTGCGGTCGTACCAGCGGGAGGCGGTGGAGGCGTTCTGGGCCGGCGGGTCGGGCGTGGTGGTGCTCCCCTGCGGCGCGGGCAAGACGCTGGTCGGGGCGGCGGCGATGGCCGAGGCGAAGGCGACCACGCTGATCCTGGTGACGAACACGGTCGCCGGCCGGCAGTGGAAGCGGGAGCTGATTGCCCGCACGTCGTTGACGGAGGACGAGATCGGCGAGTACTCGGGCGAGCGCAAGGAGATCCGCCCGGTCACCATCGCCACGTACCAGGTGCTCACCTCGCGGCGCGGCGGCGCGTTCACCCACCTGGACCTGTTCGGCGCCCGCGACTGGGGCCTGGTCGTCTACGACGAGGTGCACCTGCTGCCCGCGCCGATCTTCCGGTTCACCGCGGACCTCCAGGCCCGCCGCCGGCTGGGGCTGACCGCGACGCTGGTCCGCGAGGACGGCCGGGAGGGCGACGTGTTCAGCCTGATCGGCCCCAAGCGGTACGACGCGCCGTGGAAGGACATCGAGTCGCAGGGCTGGATCGCCCCGGCCGAGTGCACCGAGGTACGGGTCACGCTGACCGACGCCGAGCGGATGACGTACGCGACGGCGGAGGCCGAGGAGCGCTACCGGATGGCCGCGACCGCCCGGACGAAACTGCCGGTGGTGAAGGCGCTCGTCGACCGGCACAAGGGCGACCAGGTGCTGGTGATCGGCGGCTACATCGACCAACTGCACCAGCTCGGCGAATACCTCGACGCGCCGATCATCCAGGGTTCGACCACCAACAAGGAGCGGGAGCGGCTGTTCGACGCGTTCCGCTCGGGCGAGGTCCGCACCCTGGTCATCTCCAAGGTCGGCAACTTCTCCATCGACCTGCCCGAGGCGGCGGTGGCGATCCAGGTGTCGGGCACCTTCGGCTCCCGCCAGGAGGAGGCGCAGCGGCTCGGCCGAGTGCTCCGGCCCAAGGCCGACGGCCGGCAGGCCCACTTCTACACGGTGGTCTCCCGGGACACCATCGACACCGAGTACGCCGCGCACCGGCAGCGGTTTCTGGCGGAGCAGGGTTACGCGTACACGATCGTGGACGCCGACGACGTCCTCGGCCCGTCGCTGCCGTCGTTCGACTGAGCCCTCGTCCTTGATCGACTCGGCTTCCGGGATGTTTCGGTGTCCGGGTCGCCCCGACAACGCCATTTCCGGGAAGCGGCATCGGCCACCGAGAGCCTCGGGGAGGCCGCGCGGGGAGCGACTGGCCCTCGCGCTCGCTACAGACCTGATGTCGTAAACGATTCAGCCGTCAGAGGCGAGCCTCATTTACGGGCGACACGCTGCTCAAGTGCGGACAGCCGGCTCGCCGCATAACGCCAAGCCTGAGGGACGAAATACAGGAGAGGTACTAGCACGAGGCAGGCCAGGGCAACATGTACATTGATCAGCGTGAGCACGATTGACAGACCGCTGAGGATGACGGAAGGTACACTTTGCCGCGGTCCGTGGGCTCGCACTACCTCGTCACCACCTTCAAGCAGTCCAGCCCGTGAGGCATGCCAACGAAGCATTTGAAAGGCCGCACCGCAGAAGAAGATATCTACGCCATAGAGCATGACAGGGATTTGATCGGTCGGATGCTCACCGAGGAACTGCGTGGGAAACGGTAGTAGGCAGAGCCAAAAGAGGAGCAGGTTGTTGAGCCAGACCAGACGGCCGGTGGCTCGTTTGATACGGCGGAAGAAATAGTAATGGTTTACCCAAAAGATTGCCACCATGGTAAATGACAGGGCGAAGCTGACGAACTTTGGCACAAGGGGCGTCATCGCTTGCAGGTATTCATGCAAGGTGGCGTGGGCGTCGATTTCTGGTGCTCGCAGATCAAGGACGAGGAGGGTAATGATAATGGCCATGACGGCGTCGCTAAAGACCTCGATGCGGTACTTCGGCACATCCTTAAACCTAAAGATTCCTTGCTCGGTGTGGTGCCCGTTTGGCCACTCCCGTTACCAGGGCCCCGTCGGTAGACCCGCACCCGGAACTGCAGCAACCGCTTCGCCCGCAAGGAGATCCGTCCGGTCACGCTGACCGACGCCGAGCGGATGACGTACGCGAACTTCTCCATCGACCTGCCGGAGGCGGCGGTGGCGATCCAGGTGTCGGGCACCTTCGGCTCCCGCCAGGAGGAGGCGCAGCGGCTCAGCCGGGTGCTCCGGCCGGACCGAGGCGCCATACATCTTCTCCAACTTCGGAATGACCCTCGCGCCGTGAGCTGATTGGTGCGCGGTGCCATGTCGGCGCCGCGCACCGCTCACCTGGACAACCGGGCTCGGCCTCTCAGCAGCGGACCGGACAGGGCAGGGATGCCAACCGAGAGTTGCCCCGACCCGCCCTGGACCGGCCCCTGGAGCACCACCACCTCGTACGCTTCGGGCTCGGACCAGATCTGGCGCCAGGTCAGGGACGGACAGAGCCGGTCGCGCGCGCCGAGATCGAGCTGTGCCGGATGCCCGGGCCCGAGCTCGAACCCGTAGCCCACGGCATCGATGCCCTGGGGCTGCGTGTCCCCTGGGCCGTTCAACATCGGGCCACCGCCGACGATGAGCCCGTCCCGGAGATAGAGCACCTGGAACAGGCCCGGCGGACTGGAGGTGACGTGGGTCGCGGCGCTGGCGGTGAAGGTCACGCTGAGCATCGGCCCGACCTCATCGCTGCGGTACCTGGCGCTGCCCACCGTCATGGTGAGGGCAGACCGGGTGCTCGCCGCGTCGGGCAGCTCGAGCCGGCGGCCGCACATGAACACCGGGGAGTCGGGCACCGGCGAGGCGACCGGGGACGTGACCGCCATCGACGGATCAACCGACGCATCGCCCCCGACCGCCCGCTCCGGTCGGGGAGCGCCGCCGAGGCTCCCCACGATCGCCGTCACGGCCAGCACCGCGATCGCGGTCCCGGCGGTGGCGCCGACCAGCGCCCGGCGACGGCGACGGCGGCGTACCCGCCGTACGACAGGTGCCGCGTCGAGGCGGAGCGGCCCGGCTTGCGCTGCGACCACCTCCAGGCCGTCGCGCAGCTGTGGCTCATCAGGCTGCATCAGTGCTCCTCCCGGGCAGGCTCGGGAGGCCCGTGCCGTTCGGCGAGCCGCGAGCGGGCCTCGTACAGGTACCGCTTGACGGCTCCGGGCTTGAGGTCGAGC
The window above is part of the Micromonospora inositola genome. Proteins encoded here:
- a CDS encoding TMEM175 family protein, with translation MPKYRIEVFSDAVMAIIITLLVLDLRAPEIDAHATLHEYLQAMTPLVPKFVSFALSFTMVAIFWVNHYYFFRRIKRATGRLVWLNNLLLFWLCLLPFPTQFLGEHPTDQIPVMLYGVDIFFCGAAFQMLRWHASRAGLLEGGDEVVRAHGPRQSVPSVILSGLSIVLTLINVHVALACLVLVPLLYFVPQAWRYAASRLSALEQRVARK
- a CDS encoding DNA repair helicase XPB, with amino-acid sequence MSGGPLIVQSDKTLLLEIDHQDAQACRMAIAPFAELERSPEHVHTYRLTPLGLWNARAAGHDAEGVVDTLIKYSRYPVPHGLLVDVAETMDRYGRLQLANDPAHGLVLRALDRVVLVEVAKSKKLAGMLGDRIDDDTIQVHPSERGRLKQALLKLGWPAEDLAGYVDGEAHPIELAEAGKGGRKPWTLRSYQREAVEAFWAGGSGVVVLPCGAGKTLVGAAAMAEAKATTLILVTNTVAGRQWKRELIARTSLTEDEIGEYSGERKEIRPVTIATYQVLTSRRGGAFTHLDLFGARDWGLVVYDEVHLLPAPIFRFTADLQARRRLGLTATLVREDGREGDVFSLIGPKRYDAPWKDIESQGWIAPAECTEVRVTLTDAERMTYATAEAEERYRMAATARTKLPVVKALVDRHKGDQVLVIGGYIDQLHQLGEYLDAPIIQGSTTNKERERLFDAFRSGEVRTLVISKVGNFSIDLPEAAVAIQVSGTFGSRQEEAQRLGRVLRPKADGRQAHFYTVVSRDTIDTEYAAHRQRFLAEQGYAYTIVDADDVLGPSLPSFD
- a CDS encoding helicase-associated domain-containing protein → MTTSLADQLRTLPDEALAALLQLRPDLVVPVPADVSALAIRAQSRVSVARALDGLDQFTLQILDAARLTRDPGSGGTATAAILAMATAGPHPPAPTAVRAAVQKLRALFLLYGPEHDLRVVAGVDEVAPYPAGLGRPAAELDPRTAALCADPAKLRRTLLAAPPSARAILDRLAAGPPVGSVPPGALQAPAVGAEDSLPPDTTNGGAPTGSPIRWLVDHRLLVRVSGGKNGGTVELPREVGLLLRRDSGPLGPLRTSPPRVSSPPREPKAVDSAGTGQTMEVVRHTEALLEALAAEPAPVLRSGGVGVRDLRRLARGLGLDDPTTALLFEVAYAAGLLGELDLTGSATTRYGGDQQVLPTGGYEVWRATSLAHRWEQLARAWLTMTRQAGLVGQRDDRDRPISVLSAEAERAGAPAARRAVLGVLADLEPATAPTPDEVLELLDWRTPRRARGRETAHREVLAEAAQLGVTGLGALTSYGRLLLSDVAEADERGADDPLGLRSDAESGEPSTAVRALDALLPAPVDHFLVQADLTVVVPGPPDPALAAELEVVAEHESAGGASVHRVTTASVRRALDAGYSADDLHKLFRRRSRTPVPQGLTYLVDDVARKHGGLRVGSAGGYVRSDDEALLTEVLADRRLESLAFRRLAPTVLSTPYQVQRMLVALRDAGYAPVPEDASGATVLARPKTRRAPARVPVSTRTLDPLAAPKLPLPRLRGVVEQIRRGEAAARAARRAPAVVRGGAAHTGPAPAHGHSEALAVLQQAIRDKALVWVGYVDAHGATASRLVRPVSMGAGYLRAEDERTEMLHTFALHRITAAVLED
- a CDS encoding L,D-transpeptidase family protein, yielding MKHVRIVARVVALAAVLLVGVGACALDPQGDGTGAAAPAPVGLTERASGASATPAPDPTTGRPAPQPSRTATPKPSRTATPKPSATPKPGSSGFTGCPQGEHQRAVETYLARLGGFGKLTVDGRQSAADCAAIKKFQRRYGISPAAGRAGATTYDVAKRLATTDVHRCRAGSGLTFCIDLTRQTVWAMRGGTVVLGPTVTRTGMAGYATPAGTYHVGGRNLREWSNPYEVWLPYWQQFNGGIGFHETTTYLHNGAIGSHGCVNLLHADAVRLWELGSIGTRVVVIGRRPGT